In Bradyrhizobium sp. CCBAU 051011, the following are encoded in one genomic region:
- a CDS encoding wax ester/triacylglycerol synthase domain-containing protein has translation MSAEPDCRLRLRLRNGSDDTMDRLSALDASFLYGETPESPMHVAGLAIFDPPPADANVFVAFRDHLKSRLHLVPFFERKLALAPIQLDHPVWVHDNNLDLEYHFRHVSLPKPGTREQLETLVARLHMILLDRSRPLWQYYVIEGVEGGGFAIYIKMHHAGIDGGAGMAALPIIFATSPDPEPVQLPSPTTRDSRPPELFQLIRDSYDKFFTQQREFYQSWTDIGKAIAKVGQRVTEDLANPPRMLPIAPKTLFNASLSGPAIICNLHHLAS, from the coding sequence TTGAGTGCAGAGCCCGACTGTAGACTGCGGTTGAGGCTCAGAAACGGATCGGACGATACCATGGACAGATTGTCAGCTCTCGATGCCAGCTTTCTGTACGGCGAAACACCGGAATCACCGATGCACGTTGCTGGCCTGGCAATATTCGATCCGCCTCCCGCAGATGCCAACGTTTTCGTGGCGTTTCGTGACCATCTCAAGAGCAGGCTTCATCTCGTTCCTTTCTTCGAGCGCAAGCTGGCCCTGGCGCCGATCCAGCTCGATCATCCGGTCTGGGTCCATGACAACAATCTCGATCTCGAATATCACTTCCGCCACGTCTCCTTGCCGAAGCCGGGAACGCGCGAGCAGCTCGAGACCCTGGTGGCTCGACTGCACATGATCCTGCTCGATCGTAGCCGACCGCTTTGGCAGTATTATGTGATCGAGGGTGTGGAGGGCGGCGGCTTCGCGATCTACATCAAGATGCACCACGCTGGCATCGACGGCGGCGCGGGCATGGCCGCGCTTCCTATCATATTCGCCACCTCACCCGATCCGGAGCCGGTGCAACTGCCCTCCCCGACAACCAGGGACAGCAGGCCTCCCGAGCTCTTCCAGCTGATCCGCGATTCCTACGACAAGTTCTTCACCCAGCAGCGGGAGTTCTATCAGTCGTGGACCGATATCGGCAAAGCGATCGCGAAAGTGGGACAACGCGTTACGGAAGATTTGGCAAACCCGCCTCGCATGCTTCCGATCGCACCGAAAACCCTCTTCAATGCGTCGCTATCGGGGCCAGCGATCATTTGCAACCTGCACCATCTCGCTTCGTGA
- a CDS encoding ABC transporter ATP-binding protein, translating to MLEVKDLHAYYGKSHILQGVDLRIDAGEVVSLLGRNGVGRSTTVKAIMGEVPPQGTIRFKGTDIAGLPSFRIAHLGLGYVPEHRDIFPGLTVRQNLMLGIKDPRKPGKWRLDDMLQMFPNLAARADTTAGVMSGGEKQMLTMCRTLMGDPELIMIDEPTEGLAPLIVHQVGDLIAEIARRGVAILLVEQKLSIAMRISHRVYVMGHGRIVFEGTPADLTRNAAVRKEWLEV from the coding sequence ATGCTCGAGGTCAAGGACCTGCACGCCTACTATGGCAAAAGTCATATCCTCCAGGGCGTCGATCTGCGCATCGATGCCGGCGAAGTCGTAAGCCTATTGGGCCGGAACGGTGTCGGGCGTTCGACGACTGTCAAGGCGATCATGGGCGAGGTACCGCCTCAGGGAACCATCAGGTTCAAGGGGACCGACATCGCCGGGCTTCCAAGCTTTCGCATCGCCCATCTCGGCCTCGGATACGTCCCTGAGCACCGTGATATTTTTCCAGGCCTCACCGTACGTCAAAACCTGATGCTCGGGATCAAGGACCCGCGCAAGCCTGGCAAATGGCGGCTCGACGATATGCTGCAAATGTTCCCTAACCTCGCGGCGCGTGCGGACACCACCGCCGGCGTCATGTCGGGCGGCGAGAAGCAGATGCTGACGATGTGCCGCACGCTGATGGGTGACCCTGAACTGATTATGATTGATGAGCCGACTGAAGGGTTGGCGCCCCTCATCGTTCATCAGGTCGGCGACCTGATCGCAGAAATCGCGCGGCGCGGAGTGGCTATCCTGCTCGTCGAACAGAAGCTCTCCATCGCCATGCGGATATCGCACCGCGTTTACGTGATGGGTCACGGTCGCATCGTTTTCGAGGGCACCCCCGCGGATCTTACACGCAACGCCGCGGTCAGAAAGGAATGGCTGGAGGTTTGA
- a CDS encoding VapE domain-containing protein encodes MSDWKSRLLVTSTGAPRPLLANAITALREAPAWFGVLAYDEFSRETVIKAAPPWDIKLAPWSERAWSSYDDLLATEWLQREGIAVNTQTTAQAVEAVAGDRAFHPVIDYLSDLQHDGKSRVTTWLRTCLGAEQTSYNETVGRAMLIAAVARIFDPGCKVDTVPIFEGAQGARKSTAVKALFDPSPNRRQRRSGSRLSCCSHIRPVCRVTWSRRE; translated from the coding sequence ATGAGCGATTGGAAAAGCCGACTGCTGGTCACAAGCACAGGCGCGCCGCGCCCGTTGCTTGCCAACGCGATCACAGCGCTCCGCGAGGCGCCAGCCTGGTTCGGCGTTCTCGCCTATGACGAATTCTCGCGTGAGACCGTCATCAAGGCCGCACCTCCGTGGGACATCAAACTGGCCCCATGGTCTGAGCGCGCTTGGTCGTCGTATGACGACTTGCTCGCGACCGAATGGCTGCAGCGCGAGGGCATCGCCGTCAACACCCAGACGACGGCGCAGGCGGTTGAGGCCGTGGCCGGCGATCGAGCCTTTCATCCGGTGATCGATTATCTGTCGGACCTTCAGCACGACGGCAAATCACGCGTGACCACTTGGCTACGTACGTGTCTTGGTGCCGAGCAAACCTCCTACAACGAGACCGTGGGCAGAGCGATGCTTATTGCCGCGGTGGCGCGGATCTTCGATCCGGGTTGCAAGGTCGACACAGTACCGATCTTTGAAGGCGCGCAGGGGGCAAGGAAATCAACGGCGGTGAAGGCCCTGTTTGATCCGTCGCCTAACCGACGCCAACGGCGAAGCGGAAGCAGACTTTCATGCTGTTCGCATATCCGACCGGTGTGCAGGGTAACGTGGTCTCGGCGGGAGTGA
- a CDS encoding branched-chain amino acid ABC transporter permease: protein MLELFVISTLNGVLFGMLLFLMASGLTVIFSMLGVLNFAHASFYMLGAFFGFQISRWVGFWPALFIAPLLAGALGAAVERFGLRRVHRNGHVAELLFTFGLAFAIEEIVQIIWGKSPVDFRIPASLDFPAFRIFSTNYPAYKMFMLLVSIAIFVGLLIVLKKSRVGLIVQAALTHPHMVGHLGHNVGRIFMLVFGVGTALAAVAGVIAGPALVTQSNMAALLGPILFVVVVVGGLGSLPGAFVASLLIGLVQTFAVSMNGSLAGAFGPLGPDYAQTWLSDIWGVTVAQIAPIMPYVLLVLILIFRPMGLLGTRET, encoded by the coding sequence GTGCTCGAACTTTTCGTCATTTCCACGCTGAACGGCGTTTTATTCGGAATGCTGCTGTTCTTGATGGCAAGCGGCCTGACCGTCATCTTCAGCATGCTCGGCGTTCTCAATTTCGCGCATGCAAGCTTCTACATGCTCGGCGCATTCTTTGGCTTCCAGATCAGCCGATGGGTTGGCTTCTGGCCCGCGCTCTTTATTGCCCCGTTGCTGGCAGGAGCGCTCGGCGCGGCGGTCGAGCGATTTGGGCTGCGACGGGTTCACCGTAACGGTCATGTCGCAGAGCTCCTGTTTACGTTCGGCCTGGCCTTCGCGATCGAGGAGATCGTACAGATCATTTGGGGCAAGAGCCCGGTCGATTTCCGCATTCCGGCGTCGCTGGATTTTCCAGCCTTTAGAATCTTCTCGACCAATTACCCGGCCTACAAGATGTTTATGCTGCTGGTCTCGATCGCGATCTTCGTTGGCCTGCTCATCGTCCTCAAGAAGTCGCGCGTCGGCCTGATCGTTCAGGCAGCCCTCACCCATCCGCATATGGTCGGCCATCTCGGCCACAATGTCGGGCGCATCTTCATGCTGGTGTTCGGCGTCGGTACGGCGCTCGCCGCCGTCGCCGGCGTGATCGCAGGCCCCGCGCTGGTGACGCAATCGAACATGGCGGCGCTGCTCGGACCAATTCTGTTCGTCGTCGTGGTCGTCGGTGGCCTCGGTTCGCTACCGGGCGCCTTCGTTGCGTCGCTGCTGATCGGCCTCGTCCAGACCTTCGCGGTCTCGATGAATGGTTCACTTGCCGGCGCATTTGGCCCGCTTGGTCCGGACTATGCGCAAACCTGGCTGTCGGACATCTGGGGCGTAACCGTCGCTCAGATCGCGCCGATCATGCCGTACGTGCTGCTGGTGCTCATTCTGATCTTTCGTCCGATGGGGCTGCTGGGGACACGTGAAACATGA
- a CDS encoding branched-chain amino acid ABC transporter permease, with translation MTELASSVAPPHPALSERLKFYGVWVSVALLLLVLPTIFSSGGALTTFSLIGISIIFSLSYNILLGQTGLLSFGHAVYYGLGGFLVIHAINIISANKLPIPLPVVPLVGGLTGLFFAALLGWVSTQRSGTAFAMISLGVAELIASSALILRTFFGGEAGISANRTKLFRLFDWSFGPQIQIYYLVAAWTLLAVIAMYALTRTPLGRMCNAVRDNPERVQFVGYDPHVIRYLAFCFAGFFAGIAGALAAINFEIANSAYLGAVQSGTVLFSTYIGGVGYFIGPIVGAIFVTVLSLSLSDLTSVWQLYFGLFFIAVVTFAPGGITGLLMMHRPLLKGGTLGKVLPSYLIALIPTLALVAGLVLAIETIVHHTVNPGDDPNIKAFGMNFNASSPITWAIALFLIVGGFFVARETWRRLARAWDDALTAAHERGYHA, from the coding sequence ATGACCGAATTGGCTTCAAGCGTAGCGCCGCCTCATCCGGCCCTCAGCGAAAGGCTGAAATTCTACGGCGTCTGGGTTTCCGTAGCGCTGCTGCTCCTGGTGCTGCCGACGATTTTCAGCTCGGGCGGCGCGCTGACGACCTTTAGCCTGATCGGCATCTCCATCATTTTCTCCCTCTCCTACAACATCCTGCTCGGCCAAACCGGACTGCTTTCGTTCGGACACGCCGTCTACTACGGCCTTGGCGGCTTTCTGGTGATTCACGCCATCAACATCATCAGCGCCAACAAACTCCCGATCCCGTTGCCCGTGGTTCCCCTGGTCGGAGGCCTGACTGGATTATTCTTCGCTGCACTGCTTGGATGGGTCTCGACCCAGCGCAGCGGAACGGCGTTCGCGATGATCTCGCTTGGCGTCGCCGAACTGATCGCCTCGTCGGCTCTCATCCTGCGCACGTTCTTCGGGGGCGAAGCCGGCATCTCGGCGAATCGAACCAAATTGTTTCGGCTGTTCGACTGGAGTTTCGGACCGCAGATTCAAATCTACTATCTTGTCGCCGCATGGACGCTGCTGGCGGTCATCGCCATGTACGCGCTGACGCGCACGCCGCTCGGCCGCATGTGCAATGCCGTTCGTGACAATCCGGAGCGCGTTCAGTTCGTTGGCTATGACCCCCACGTCATTCGCTATTTGGCCTTTTGCTTCGCCGGCTTCTTTGCTGGCATCGCGGGCGCACTCGCCGCGATCAATTTCGAGATCGCCAACTCAGCTTATCTTGGCGCCGTGCAGTCCGGCACCGTACTGTTCTCGACTTACATCGGTGGCGTCGGATACTTCATCGGGCCGATTGTCGGCGCGATATTCGTTACAGTGCTGTCGTTGAGCCTAAGCGATTTGACATCTGTCTGGCAGCTTTACTTCGGACTGTTCTTCATAGCGGTCGTGACGTTTGCGCCGGGTGGCATCACAGGACTTCTGATGATGCACCGACCGCTGCTCAAGGGCGGCACATTGGGCAAGGTATTGCCGTCCTATTTGATAGCGCTGATTCCGACGCTCGCCTTGGTCGCTGGCCTCGTTCTTGCGATCGAAACTATCGTGCATCACACCGTGAATCCGGGCGACGACCCGAATATCAAAGCCTTCGGTATGAACTTCAACGCCTCGAGTCCGATCACGTGGGCAATTGCTCTATTCCTGATCGTCGGCGGATTTTTCGTTGCGCGAGAGACTTGGCGCAGGCTTGCGCGCGCCTGGGACGACGCGCTGACGGCGGCGCATGAAAGAGGATACCACGCATGA
- a CDS encoding dodecin family protein, with product MADSAYKVIELVGTSTDSWEKAARAAVERASQSLRDLRVAEVVELDMQITEGKVEAYRAKVKVSFKYEGEQ from the coding sequence ATGGCTGATAGCGCTTATAAGGTTATCGAATTGGTCGGCACCAGTACCGACTCCTGGGAAAAGGCTGCACGCGCAGCTGTAGAACGTGCTTCGCAAAGTCTGCGAGACCTTCGCGTGGCCGAAGTCGTCGAACTCGACATGCAAATCACTGAAGGCAAGGTCGAGGCCTACCGGGCGAAGGTCAAGGTTTCCTTTAAATACGAAGGCGAGCAGTAG
- a CDS encoding branched-chain amino acid ABC transporter substrate-binding protein, which translates to MRQWMMAAALLPMLGGTALAQQTVKIGYIDPLSGGGASIGEVGFKTFQFLAEELNAKGGILGKKVEIVPFDNKTNPQESLIQAQKAIDGGVRYITQGNGSSVAGALTDFVTKYNERNPGKEILYFNYAAVDPVLTNAKCSFWHFRWDANSDIKMEALTNYMKSAADIKKLYLINQDYSFGESVRSAAKTMLKTKRPDIQIVGDELHPLLKITDFAPYVAKIKASGADSVITGNWGQDFALLLKASADAGLKVNWYTYYAGGTGGPTAIKQANLNHQVFQIAEGIPNLGNPSADAFEKALRAKYDFSLFYPRAVNQMRMFAAAAEKAKSLDPVKVAAALEGMQFDVYNGGGKGTMRKDDHQFFQPMYIASFGERTEKEPFDEEKTGWGWRQAAKIDPEQTMLPTTCKMERPN; encoded by the coding sequence ATGCGTCAGTGGATGATGGCTGCTGCCTTGCTGCCGATGCTCGGCGGTACGGCGCTTGCGCAACAGACGGTCAAAATCGGCTATATCGATCCGCTCTCGGGCGGCGGTGCCAGCATCGGCGAGGTCGGCTTCAAGACCTTCCAGTTTCTTGCAGAAGAGTTGAATGCCAAGGGTGGCATCCTCGGCAAGAAGGTCGAGATTGTTCCCTTCGATAACAAGACCAATCCTCAGGAAAGCTTGATCCAGGCGCAAAAGGCGATCGACGGCGGCGTGCGCTACATCACCCAGGGCAACGGGTCGTCTGTTGCCGGTGCGCTGACCGATTTCGTGACAAAGTACAACGAACGTAATCCCGGCAAGGAAATCCTCTATTTCAACTATGCCGCCGTGGATCCGGTGCTCACCAATGCAAAGTGTAGCTTCTGGCATTTCCGATGGGATGCAAATTCCGACATCAAGATGGAAGCGCTCACGAACTACATGAAGAGCGCCGCGGATATCAAGAAGCTATATCTGATCAACCAAGATTATTCGTTCGGCGAGTCGGTCCGTTCAGCCGCAAAAACCATGCTGAAGACGAAACGACCGGACATTCAGATCGTTGGCGACGAACTGCATCCGTTGCTGAAGATCACCGACTTCGCACCGTACGTTGCGAAGATCAAGGCGTCTGGTGCTGACAGCGTCATCACCGGCAACTGGGGGCAGGATTTTGCGCTGCTCCTCAAAGCAAGTGCCGATGCCGGACTGAAGGTGAACTGGTACACCTACTATGCGGGCGGGACCGGCGGTCCCACCGCGATCAAGCAGGCGAACCTCAATCACCAGGTGTTCCAGATCGCCGAGGGGATTCCGAATCTCGGCAATCCGTCAGCAGACGCTTTCGAGAAGGCTCTGCGGGCGAAGTATGACTTCAGCCTGTTCTATCCCCGGGCCGTGAACCAGATGCGGATGTTTGCGGCCGCGGCGGAAAAGGCCAAGTCGCTGGATCCGGTCAAGGTCGCTGCAGCGCTCGAAGGCATGCAGTTCGACGTCTATAACGGTGGTGGCAAGGGCACCATGCGCAAGGACGATCACCAATTCTTCCAGCCGATGTATATCGCCTCGTTCGGTGAGCGCACGGAGAAGGAGCCGTTCGACGAGGAAAAGACCGGTTGGGGCTGGCGGCAAGCTGCAAAGATCGACCCTGAGCAGACCATGCTCCCGACCACCTGCAAGATGGAGCGCCCGAACTAA
- a CDS encoding WS/DGAT domain-containing protein, translating into MTISAGALRRYLETTDALPDGPLIAAVPVSLRKAGNSDMNNQVTAMLCNLATDIADPIRQLEAIVASSTDSKKRLEDIRDVIRTDMTWLGAPIIITGLARLMGQAKLAEQLPAIVNVLISNVPGPRETLYCAGARMINYFPVSIPSNGSVLNITVQSYLDNLDFGLIACRTAVPDIEKLVDFLIDEFGRLKKAASGGEPKVKKDRNKGSERRPTVGLNCSRWSVSDRRVIASATAHERSK; encoded by the coding sequence ATGACGATCAGCGCCGGCGCCCTGCGGCGCTACCTGGAAACAACGGACGCACTTCCCGATGGGCCGCTGATCGCAGCTGTGCCGGTTTCACTGCGAAAGGCGGGCAACTCAGACATGAACAACCAGGTCACGGCGATGCTGTGCAACCTGGCTACCGACATTGCCGACCCGATACGCCAACTGGAGGCAATCGTGGCCTCATCGACCGATTCCAAGAAGCGGCTCGAAGATATTCGCGACGTCATCCGGACCGACATGACCTGGCTGGGTGCACCAATCATCATCACCGGCTTGGCACGATTGATGGGACAGGCCAAGCTTGCCGAGCAACTCCCCGCCATCGTGAACGTCCTGATATCGAACGTGCCGGGACCTAGAGAAACGCTCTATTGCGCTGGCGCGAGGATGATCAACTATTTTCCGGTCTCGATTCCGTCGAACGGCAGCGTCCTCAATATCACCGTTCAAAGCTATTTGGACAATCTCGACTTCGGGCTGATCGCCTGCCGAACCGCCGTTCCCGACATTGAAAAACTGGTGGATTTCCTGATCGACGAATTTGGGCGCTTGAAGAAGGCAGCGAGCGGCGGTGAGCCAAAGGTGAAAAAAGATCGAAATAAGGGAAGCGAACGCCGCCCGACGGTCGGCCTGAATTGCAGTCGCTGGTCGGTCTCCGATCGACGCGTTATCGCTTCCGCAACGGCCCATGAGAGGTCGAAATGA
- a CDS encoding SDR family NAD(P)-dependent oxidoreductase, whose amino-acid sequence MKIEELFSVRGKIALVTGGGRGIGEMIARAYVENGAKVYITARKAEASDALASQLFENRRMHLNHSRYFPHGRNRSSRHRNRTARAEA is encoded by the coding sequence ATGAAGATTGAGGAGCTGTTTAGCGTCCGGGGCAAGATTGCTCTAGTGACCGGCGGCGGCCGCGGCATTGGGGAGATGATCGCGCGCGCTTATGTCGAGAATGGCGCCAAGGTCTATATCACGGCCCGGAAAGCGGAAGCCAGCGATGCTCTCGCCTCCCAACTTTTCGAAAACCGGCGAATGCATCTCAATCACAGCCGATATTTCCCGCATGGACGAAATCGATCGTCTCGGCACCGAAATCGAACGGCGCGAGCGGAGGCTTGA
- a CDS encoding ABC transporter ATP-binding protein, whose amino-acid sequence MTAPAIEIKDVQKSFGNISIIRDLNLSVVQGERHALIGPNGAGKSTTFNLISGYIRPTSGTVTLRGEVISGLPPYQINRRGLSRSFQVTNVFANLSVWENLRCAVLWTDGHHYSFWKNIDNLKEVRDRTAQVLSDIGLTARRDVPAGLLTYAEQRALEIGITIAGGADVILLDEPTAGMSHAETERAVSLIRRLTEGRTLVIVEHDMSVVFGLADRISVLVYGHIIATGTPDQIRSDPKVKEAYLGEEAA is encoded by the coding sequence ATGACCGCGCCTGCCATTGAAATCAAGGACGTCCAGAAAAGCTTCGGCAACATCTCGATCATCCGCGACCTGAACTTGAGCGTGGTACAAGGCGAACGGCACGCGCTGATCGGCCCCAATGGTGCGGGCAAATCGACAACGTTCAACCTCATCAGCGGCTACATCAGACCGACGTCGGGAACCGTCACGCTTCGCGGAGAGGTGATTTCGGGCCTGCCACCCTATCAGATCAACCGCCGCGGCCTGTCGCGCAGCTTCCAGGTCACCAATGTGTTCGCCAACCTGAGCGTATGGGAAAACCTGCGTTGCGCCGTGCTCTGGACCGACGGTCATCATTACTCGTTCTGGAAGAACATCGATAATCTGAAGGAGGTCCGCGACCGAACGGCGCAGGTGCTGTCGGACATCGGTCTCACTGCACGCCGCGACGTACCGGCCGGGCTGCTGACATATGCCGAACAGCGCGCGCTGGAGATCGGCATCACTATTGCCGGCGGCGCCGACGTCATCCTGCTCGACGAGCCGACCGCAGGCATGAGCCACGCAGAAACGGAGCGGGCAGTTTCGCTCATTCGTCGCCTCACCGAGGGCCGCACATTGGTGATCGTAGAACATGACATGAGCGTCGTGTTCGGACTGGCCGACCGAATTTCGGTGCTGGTCTATGGCCACATCATTGCGACCGGAACGCCGGACCAAATTCGATCGGATCCCAAGGTCAAGGAAGCCTATCTTGGCGAGGAGGCGGCTTGA